Proteins from a single region of Fundulus heteroclitus isolate FHET01 chromosome 12, MU-UCD_Fhet_4.1, whole genome shotgun sequence:
- the LOC110368698 gene encoding uncharacterized protein LOC110368698, protein MPQYITDLDVSVNTGEESQLLKKGFTKVPVDLNSGSGKNSIFLWYKTGDKLQAITRIQFTFDNEMNKGLNAEGYYKVDKNLNTGTRGCPIYLWFFKGSTPYDVPIVELSFSTNAANDAKKAQPLWERSACDMNRRAKGNFIYLWMKREHQTYICDITATADNAGDAVLLQQGYIRVDEDTNRDAHGAFVFIWYRQTTDSQKAIKDLQVSTDEESIERYQNQGYKQVETNLNKGTKGTPVYLWYKTSECKDPIKMVTVILDPDAPHLYTKAGVEVIEKNLNEKNSGFKEYLCFQ, encoded by the coding sequence ATGCCGCAGTACATCACTGACCTCGACGTTTCTGTGAACACCGGTGAGGAGAGTCAGCTACTTAAAAAAGGCTTCACCAAGGTTCCTGTTGATCTGAACTCAGGAAGCGGAAAAAACAGTATCTTCCTCTGGTACAAAACCGGTGACAAGCTCCAAGCAATCACCAGGATCCAGTTTACCTTCGATAATGAAATGAATAAGGGACTCAACGCAGAAGGGTACTACAAGGTCGACAAAAACCTCAACACTGGAACCCGCGGCTGCCCCATCTACCTGTGGTTCTTCAAAGGCTCCACTCCGTACGACGTCCCAATTGTGGAGCTCAGCTTCTCCACTAATGCAGCAAATGATGCCAAAAAGGCCCAGCCTTTGTGGGAGAGGTCAGCCTGTGATATGAACCGGAGAGCTAAAGGAAACTTTATATACCTGTGGATGAAGAGGGAGCATCAGACCTACATCTGTGACATCACCGCCACCGCCGACAATGCTGGGGACGCCGTGCTCTTGCAGCAAGGTTACATCCGGGTGGACGAAGACACCAACAGAGATGCGCATGGGgcttttgttttcatctggTATCGACAGACCACCGATAGTCAGAAGGCCATCAAAGATCTGCAGGTCTCCACGGACGAGGAGTCCATAGAGAGGTATCAGAACCAGGGCTATAAGCAAGTTGAAACCAACCTGAATAAGGGGACGAAAGGAACCCCGGTGTATCTGTGGTACAAGACCAGTGAGTGCAAAGACCCCATCAAGATGGTCACCGTGATCCTGGACCCAGACGCACCGCACCTGTACACGAAAGCTGGTGTGGAGGTCATTGAGAAAAATCTCAACGAGAAAAATTCAGGCTTCAAAGAGTACCTGTGCTTTCAATAG